From one Gracilibacillus salinarum genomic stretch:
- the fdhD gene encoding formate dehydrogenase accessory sulfurtransferase FdhD: MLNVEKIKVVTFDGDRLNETEDNAAVEYPLTIQLDGEEFATMVCSPDYLKELVIGFLASEGIIRSINQLAALHIDQDKGFAYVELKNKEIRNKNTVSKRFIGSCCGKSRQFYFQNDVLTAKTIMTDMQVSVKQCLDLMNQMQEQSTLFRLTGGFHNAALGTKEQLLLSRTDIGRHNALDKIYGHCLENRIPLADKVIVFSGRISSEIVLKVAKIGVGLLLSKSAPTSLALKLADDLGITAVGFIRNERLNIYTHPQRITQSET, from the coding sequence ATGCTAAACGTTGAGAAAATAAAAGTGGTGACGTTCGATGGTGACCGGCTGAACGAAACCGAAGATAATGCCGCGGTGGAATATCCGCTGACCATACAATTGGACGGGGAAGAGTTTGCGACGATGGTTTGCTCACCGGATTACTTGAAAGAGCTGGTCATCGGCTTCCTGGCTTCTGAAGGAATCATCCGCTCTATCAACCAATTGGCGGCATTACATATCGATCAGGACAAGGGTTTTGCTTATGTTGAATTAAAAAACAAAGAAATCAGGAATAAAAACACGGTTTCCAAACGGTTTATTGGTTCATGCTGTGGAAAGAGCAGACAATTTTACTTCCAGAATGATGTACTGACAGCAAAGACGATTATGACTGACATGCAAGTATCTGTGAAGCAATGCTTGGACTTAATGAATCAGATGCAGGAACAATCCACTCTTTTCCGTTTAACAGGTGGTTTTCACAACGCAGCCCTTGGGACAAAAGAACAACTGCTACTCTCCCGTACCGATATCGGCAGGCACAATGCGTTAGACAAAATCTATGGACATTGCCTTGAAAATCGCATTCCATTGGCAGATAAGGTGATTGTCTTTAGTGGCAGAATCTCATCTGAAATTGTCTTAAAAGTTGCTAAAATTGGTGTCGGCCTGCTCTTATCAAAATCAGCCCCGACATCATTAGCTTTGAAACTTGCAGATGACTTAGGGATTACTGCAGTTGGTTTTATTCGAAATGAACGATTAAATATTTACACACACCCGCAACGTATTACGCAAAGCGAAACATAA
- a CDS encoding endonuclease MutS2, whose translation MNETTYEKIQYNELKQIIKSYCVSGLGKQLLDKLKPSTDLNVVRNRLNETTEARTILDAGSRVPFLGVSNIDNMIQNLEKGIMLDPSELTSVADFLRGCRKIKKFMNEKGFFAPVLASYANSMTEFHHLEEEIDFSIKGNKVASAASKELRRIRNSIQATEEKINDRLNKFLNNGTNKKYIQEYFISKKDDRFTIPVKASYKNQVPGTIIEVSSKGSTVFIEPAAVTKLGGELASLKAEEAMEEYQILAALTGMLLENLYDIKINMELISQYDMVFAKAKFSKQIGGIEPKLNDYGYIKLVSCKHPLLTGDAVPLDFEIGNDYRSLIITGPNAGGKTIVLKTIGLLTLAAMSGFHIIANKETEISVFENIFVDIGDNQSIENALSTFSSHMKNISEIMRSSNNNTLLLFDEIGSGTEPNEGAALAISILEEFYYMGCMTVATTHYGEIKRFSEMHEDFMNAAMQFDSNTLEPMYQLVIGESGESNALWISEKMNVREHVLQRAKQYMEHKGYRMERVHESKIRKPKLKKAERMSYHDYKKGDRVKLLDRDDVGIVYREMDNFYNVEVFYDGDIEQINVKRISLEISAQELYPAGYDIDSLFTDFKTRKMQHDIERGSKKALRNIQKEMKKNRE comes from the coding sequence ATGAATGAAACAACGTACGAGAAGATTCAATATAATGAATTAAAACAAATAATAAAATCCTATTGTGTAAGTGGATTAGGTAAACAATTATTAGATAAATTAAAACCAAGTACAGATCTGAACGTAGTAAGAAACCGTTTGAATGAAACAACAGAAGCACGAACCATCTTAGATGCAGGGAGCCGTGTACCATTTTTAGGCGTATCTAATATCGACAATATGATACAAAATCTTGAAAAAGGTATCATGCTGGATCCAAGCGAATTAACCAGTGTAGCAGACTTTTTAAGAGGCTGCAGAAAAATTAAAAAGTTTATGAACGAGAAAGGATTTTTCGCACCGGTACTAGCTTCGTATGCCAATTCAATGACCGAATTTCACCATTTGGAAGAGGAAATTGATTTTTCGATTAAAGGGAACAAAGTAGCTTCCGCTGCAAGTAAAGAATTAAGAAGAATCCGCAATAGCATTCAAGCAACCGAGGAAAAAATAAATGACCGATTAAATAAATTTTTAAATAACGGTACAAATAAGAAGTATATCCAGGAGTACTTTATTAGTAAGAAGGATGACCGCTTTACGATTCCGGTTAAGGCTTCTTACAAAAATCAGGTGCCAGGTACTATCATCGAGGTTTCTTCTAAAGGCTCCACCGTGTTTATCGAACCAGCTGCCGTTACAAAATTAGGTGGGGAGCTTGCCAGTCTGAAAGCGGAAGAGGCGATGGAAGAATACCAGATATTAGCTGCATTAACAGGAATGCTTTTAGAGAACCTCTATGACATCAAGATAAACATGGAGCTCATTAGCCAATATGATATGGTATTTGCAAAAGCGAAATTTAGTAAACAAATTGGCGGTATCGAACCGAAGTTAAACGATTATGGCTATATAAAATTAGTGAGTTGTAAGCATCCGCTTTTAACAGGGGACGCTGTACCACTTGATTTTGAAATAGGAAACGATTATCGAAGCTTAATTATTACGGGACCTAATGCTGGCGGGAAAACCATTGTATTAAAAACAATCGGATTATTAACGTTAGCAGCTATGTCAGGTTTTCATATTATCGCAAATAAGGAAACAGAAATCTCCGTATTTGAGAACATCTTCGTCGATATCGGGGATAACCAAAGTATAGAGAATGCACTAAGTACATTTTCCTCTCATATGAAAAATATCTCAGAGATTATGCGTTCCTCCAATAATAATACCCTTTTGCTATTTGATGAAATAGGAAGTGGTACAGAACCGAATGAAGGAGCGGCACTTGCCATTTCGATTTTAGAGGAATTTTACTACATGGGATGTATGACAGTAGCGACAACCCATTACGGTGAAATCAAACGTTTTTCAGAAATGCATGAGGACTTTATGAATGCAGCCATGCAATTCGACAGTAATACATTGGAACCTATGTATCAATTAGTGATAGGGGAATCAGGCGAAAGTAACGCTCTTTGGATTTCTGAAAAAATGAATGTTCGGGAGCATGTACTGCAACGGGCGAAGCAATATATGGAGCATAAAGGATACCGGATGGAACGTGTTCATGAGAGTAAAATACGGAAACCTAAGCTAAAAAAAGCGGAACGTATGTCGTACCATGATTATAAAAAAGGCGATCGTGTCAAACTGTTGGACCGCGATGACGTTGGGATTGTCTATAGAGAAATGGATAATTTTTATAATGTTGAGGTGTTCTATGATGGAGATATTGAGCAGATAAATGTAAAAAGAATTTCCTTGGAAATATCCGCGCAGGAATTATATCCAGCGGGGTACGATATCGATTCATTGTTTACAGATTTCAAAACTCGAAAAATGCAGCATGATATCGAGCGCGGTTCCAAAAAAGCACTACGAAACATACAAAAAGAAATGAAAAAGAATAGAGAATGA
- a CDS encoding putative holin-like toxin: MSMYESFMVLFSFGTFLIALLALIVSLIKRK, from the coding sequence ATGAGTATGTATGAGAGTTTTATGGTACTATTTAGTTTTGGTACTTTCTTAATTGCATTGCTCGCTTTGATCGTTTCTCTGATCAAACGAAAATAG
- a CDS encoding response regulator yields MLLEADGFTLCQRIRENYHYPVIMLTAMIEETDKITRLTLGADDYITKLFIPIEMVARVISYRQGNCETTSRNCFCFKF; encoded by the coding sequence ATGCTTTTAGAAGCAGATGGCTTTACCTTATGCCAGCGAATCAGGGAAAATTATCATTATCCTGTTATAATGCTTACAGCAATGATAGAGGAGACCGATAAAATTACCAGACTAACTCTTGGGGCAGATGATTACATTACAAAACTATTTATTCCAATAGAAATGGTCGCCCGAGTAATTAGCTATCGCCAAGGAAATTGTGAAACGACATCAAGGAACTGTTTCTGTTTCAAATTCTAA
- a CDS encoding DUF4352 domain-containing protein: MKKKFILVSTIFLSILFISACGNSTEDEEVSEALDPEETTTASSESEDKAENDNSDSLFGDLDLPEDQLGLSIGDTAHYKYGYQDIIREFEITLNSVEISDTAGDQPSEEGNYVIVNVTLKNLSEVPVIAEDGLSLSLENENVGSLPWFYIEGVAEEWPGEIEPDESQTGVLLYDSPVGTSYSLISGDSSANANTISFEFAEDEAE; the protein is encoded by the coding sequence TTGAAGAAAAAATTTATATTAGTTTCAACAATATTTTTAAGTATTTTGTTCATTAGTGCTTGCGGTAATTCAACAGAAGATGAAGAGGTAAGCGAAGCCCTTGATCCAGAGGAAACCACGACTGCCTCTTCAGAAAGTGAAGATAAAGCGGAAAATGACAATAGTGACAGTTTATTCGGAGACCTTGATTTACCTGAAGATCAGCTTGGATTATCTATTGGCGATACGGCTCATTATAAATATGGTTATCAGGACATTATAAGAGAATTTGAAATCACATTAAATTCTGTTGAGATTTCGGATACTGCGGGAGACCAGCCAAGTGAGGAAGGAAACTATGTCATCGTGAATGTAACACTAAAAAACTTAAGTGAAGTGCCAGTTATCGCTGAAGATGGATTAAGCCTTAGTTTAGAAAATGAAAACGTCGGCAGTTTACCTTGGTTCTACATAGAAGGTGTTGCGGAAGAGTGGCCAGGTGAGATTGAACCTGATGAATCCCAGACAGGGGTACTATTATACGATTCACCTGTTGGCACTTCTTATTCATTAATTAGTGGTGATTCCTCCGCTAATGCAAATACCATTTCATTTGAATTCGCAGAGGATGAGGCCGAATAG
- a CDS encoding glycoside hydrolase family 2 TIM barrel-domain containing protein yields MDIVRNIMDFDKNWLFHKGDTADAYQVSYDDANWRRLNVPHDWSVEGDIARDNESGQSGGFVPTGIGWYRKYFQTTDVNKKVYIYFDGVYQNSEVWCNGHYLAKHPYGFTPFYYDITPYVIDGQENVIAVRVDNSDQPNCRWYTGSGIYRHVTLMMCNLLHVDHCGTYVTTNITSAERADVNIETTVVNDHTSDQAFYLETVILDEHDRELVEDRQEVFLKEHAKSVIHQTLQVDDPQLWSPDSPKLYKAKSRIICEGQQVDEYDTTFGIREITLSNKNGMQVNGESIQLKGVNLHHDAGSVGAAVPDNLLRSRLETLKEVGCNAIRCSHNPPAIELLDMCDEMGFLVIDEVFDKWWSGSYGKIFENWWQKDLETMILRDRNHPSIFMWSVGNEVEDQGSKRTLETLEMLVEHTRELEPTRPITCAIRPPGEVDGITDLEEKLDVIISMVELMDVASLNYQEQWYEDIKNRKPDVIIIGSETYPFFRGDRDFFKGYKPINPWFDVEENDYVIGQFIWAGIDYLGESMRWPSKGWAACLIDTSGVRKPISYLQQSLWTNEPMVQIAVFDDAKREPSTKMHWNAPKMASHWTFPHYENELIRFVTFTNCEKVEIYMNDQLKGYHYLSEFPDKMMVWYMPYEAGKIKAVGYNHGTKVCEQELCTAGAPEKLELVPLRAEITADGKDISIVDVQITDENGVLVPNADRTISFEMEGQGSIIGVDNGDLDSPEPYKAKKRATFHGRCRVIVQSTEQEGTVLLTAKSQGLGKGIAEIRTVHQDLYVYNGV; encoded by the coding sequence ATGGATATTGTAAGAAATATCATGGACTTTGATAAGAATTGGCTTTTTCATAAAGGAGATACAGCTGATGCATATCAAGTATCTTATGATGATGCCAATTGGAGACGATTAAACGTTCCGCATGATTGGAGTGTGGAAGGGGATATTGCCAGAGATAACGAGAGTGGACAAAGTGGTGGATTCGTTCCAACTGGCATTGGCTGGTACCGAAAGTATTTTCAAACAACAGATGTAAACAAAAAAGTATACATCTATTTTGATGGTGTCTATCAAAATAGTGAAGTGTGGTGTAATGGTCATTATCTAGCTAAACATCCCTATGGATTTACTCCTTTTTATTATGATATCACGCCCTATGTTATCGATGGCCAAGAGAATGTGATTGCGGTAAGAGTTGATAACTCAGATCAGCCAAATTGTAGATGGTATACAGGTTCAGGGATATATAGACATGTAACGTTAATGATGTGCAATTTATTACATGTTGATCATTGCGGTACGTATGTGACAACAAATATAACATCAGCGGAGAGAGCGGATGTGAATATCGAAACAACGGTGGTTAATGATCATACTTCTGATCAAGCTTTTTATCTGGAGACAGTGATTTTGGATGAACACGACAGAGAGCTGGTGGAAGATAGACAAGAGGTCTTTTTGAAAGAACATGCAAAGTCGGTGATTCACCAGACACTTCAAGTAGATGATCCACAATTATGGTCACCAGACTCCCCTAAATTATACAAAGCCAAAAGCAGAATCATCTGTGAGGGGCAGCAGGTAGATGAATACGATACCACATTTGGTATTAGAGAAATTACATTATCTAATAAAAATGGCATGCAAGTAAATGGCGAATCCATTCAGTTAAAAGGAGTAAATCTACATCATGATGCCGGCAGTGTAGGTGCTGCTGTTCCAGATAACCTGTTAAGAAGCAGATTGGAAACGTTGAAAGAGGTGGGCTGTAATGCGATTAGGTGTAGTCATAACCCCCCTGCAATAGAATTGCTAGACATGTGTGATGAAATGGGCTTCCTTGTTATTGATGAAGTGTTTGATAAATGGTGGTCAGGCAGTTATGGCAAGATCTTTGAGAATTGGTGGCAAAAGGATCTGGAGACAATGATACTAAGAGATCGTAATCATCCGTCTATTTTTATGTGGAGTGTAGGAAATGAAGTTGAAGATCAAGGTTCTAAGCGCACACTTGAAACGTTAGAAATGCTGGTTGAACATACACGAGAACTAGAGCCGACCAGACCGATAACTTGTGCTATTCGTCCACCAGGAGAAGTGGATGGTATAACAGATTTAGAAGAAAAACTAGATGTGATTATCAGTATGGTGGAACTGATGGATGTAGCCAGCTTAAATTATCAGGAGCAATGGTACGAGGATATTAAAAATCGCAAACCAGATGTGATCATTATTGGAAGTGAAACCTATCCTTTTTTTAGAGGTGATCGGGACTTTTTCAAAGGTTATAAACCAATTAATCCATGGTTTGACGTGGAAGAGAATGATTATGTAATTGGCCAATTTATCTGGGCGGGTATCGATTACCTGGGTGAAAGCATGAGGTGGCCAAGCAAGGGATGGGCCGCTTGTTTAATTGATACGAGTGGAGTACGCAAACCGATTTCCTATTTACAACAAAGCTTGTGGACAAATGAGCCTATGGTTCAGATTGCTGTATTTGATGATGCTAAGAGAGAGCCCTCTACGAAAATGCACTGGAATGCGCCGAAAATGGCATCACATTGGACATTCCCGCATTACGAAAATGAGCTGATCAGATTTGTGACGTTTACCAATTGTGAAAAGGTAGAGATCTACATGAATGATCAATTAAAGGGATACCATTATTTATCCGAATTCCCGGATAAAATGATGGTTTGGTATATGCCGTATGAAGCTGGGAAGATCAAGGCAGTTGGCTATAATCATGGGACCAAAGTGTGTGAGCAGGAACTCTGTACGGCAGGTGCTCCCGAGAAGCTTGAACTAGTTCCGTTACGTGCGGAAATTACGGCAGATGGTAAGGATATTTCCATAGTAGATGTGCAGATCACAGATGAGAATGGTGTACTCGTTCCGAACGCGGATCGAACGATTAGCTTTGAAATGGAAGGGCAAGGCTCTATCATTGGAGTAGATAATGGTGATTTAGATAGTCCGGAGCCTTATAAAGCGAAGAAAAGAGCAACCTTTCACGGAAGGTGCAGAGTGATTGTGCAAAGTACGGAGCAGGAAGGGACTGTGCTGCTAACAGCGAAGTCGCAGGGATTAGGCAAAGGTATTGCTGAAATACGAACGGTTCATCAGGATTTGTATGTTTATAATGGTGTGTGA
- a CDS encoding carbohydrate ABC transporter permease, whose product MKGTNAIENKMVSAKAKDIKMKKSLFTIFTYVMLILVAMVMVMPFVWMVSGSLKDAATIFQDSMNIIPENPNWDNYPKVWGSVPFAMFYWNTTKVAVLTTLGTVLTSALAAYAFAKLEFPGREKIFFLYIATMMIPDQVTMIPQFVLMRDLGLLNTHTALILVKLFHPFGVFLLRQFFLTIPNELSDSARIDGCSEFRIFWNIILPLSKAALGTLVIFTLLNSWNDFINPLIYLSEQSLFTLQIGIRYFQQLYGADYHLIMAATTLSLIPIVIVYLFAQKYFIEGISTTGLKG is encoded by the coding sequence ATGAAAGGAACGAACGCAATAGAAAATAAGATGGTATCTGCCAAAGCAAAAGATATCAAAATGAAAAAATCATTGTTCACGATTTTTACGTACGTGATGCTCATTCTGGTTGCTATGGTGATGGTCATGCCTTTCGTTTGGATGGTATCTGGCTCGTTGAAGGATGCGGCGACAATTTTTCAGGACAGCATGAACATCATTCCAGAGAATCCGAATTGGGATAATTATCCGAAGGTGTGGGGCAGTGTTCCTTTTGCGATGTTTTATTGGAATACAACGAAGGTTGCGGTTCTGACTACGCTGGGCACGGTGTTAACTTCTGCGCTAGCAGCGTATGCATTCGCGAAGTTAGAATTCCCGGGACGTGAGAAAATTTTCTTTTTGTATATTGCGACAATGATGATACCAGATCAAGTAACGATGATTCCTCAGTTTGTATTGATGAGGGATCTTGGGTTACTGAATACACATACTGCACTGATTCTTGTGAAATTGTTTCACCCTTTCGGTGTCTTCTTGTTAAGACAGTTTTTCCTAACGATTCCAAATGAATTAAGTGACTCAGCACGGATAGATGGTTGTTCAGAGTTCCGAATATTTTGGAATATCATATTGCCTTTATCGAAGGCAGCGCTCGGCACACTGGTTATTTTTACATTATTAAATAGCTGGAATGACTTTATCAATCCACTTATTTACTTAAGTGAACAGTCTTTATTTACATTACAAATTGGGATTCGTTATTTCCAACAGTTATATGGTGCGGATTATCATTTGATTATGGCAGCCACAACGCTTTCATTAATTCCAATTGTAATCGTTTATTTATTTGCCCAAAAATATTTTATCGAAGGTATTTCTACAACTGGACTGAAAGGATAA
- a CDS encoding carbohydrate ABC transporter permease, whose product MGILKKKYLVAFMFLLPSLIGLTIFVLYPIVSSFVMSFTNWDGLSPMAFKGLDNYIQLWSDETFRISLLNNFYYTGVSVPLTIIFSILLAVMMNVKINGIGFFRVLYFLPNVTAAIAVGVIWSSMFTREGPVNQLMTFIVEDPPNWLGSSLWAMPAIIIVSVWKGVGYFAIILLAGLQGIPHHLYEAATIDGANRWKQFIHVTIPVLSPVIFFCTIMAMISSFQVFDTIVAMTEGGPGRSTNVLVYHIYNTAFMDFEFGYASAMSYILFIIILIVTIIQFRSQKRWVHF is encoded by the coding sequence ATGGGCATATTGAAAAAGAAATACCTGGTTGCGTTTATGTTCCTTTTGCCGAGCTTGATTGGATTAACGATATTTGTTCTGTATCCGATCGTTTCATCCTTTGTGATGAGTTTTACGAATTGGGATGGACTGTCGCCAATGGCGTTTAAGGGATTAGATAATTATATTCAATTATGGAGTGACGAAACGTTCAGAATCTCGCTTCTTAACAATTTCTATTACACGGGAGTATCAGTTCCATTAACGATTATTTTCTCGATACTGTTAGCGGTGATGATGAATGTCAAAATAAATGGCATTGGCTTTTTTCGAGTGCTGTACTTCCTTCCGAATGTAACAGCAGCTATAGCTGTCGGTGTTATTTGGTCGTCGATGTTTACAAGAGAAGGTCCGGTTAATCAGCTGATGACTTTCATAGTGGAAGATCCGCCTAATTGGCTTGGATCTTCTCTATGGGCTATGCCTGCGATTATCATTGTGTCAGTGTGGAAAGGAGTTGGCTATTTCGCTATTATTCTGCTTGCCGGTTTGCAGGGGATACCTCATCATTTGTATGAAGCAGCGACCATTGATGGCGCCAATCGATGGAAACAATTCATTCATGTGACGATTCCTGTGCTATCTCCTGTTATCTTCTTTTGTACCATCATGGCCATGATTAGTTCGTTCCAGGTATTTGATACGATTGTAGCCATGACAGAAGGCGGACCTGGTCGCTCTACAAATGTATTAGTCTACCATATCTATAATACTGCTTTTATGGATTTTGAGTTTGGTTATGCATCGGCTATGTCTTATATTTTGTTCATCATTATCTTGATAGTTACGATTATTCAATTCCGTAGCCAGAAACGATGGGTACATTTCTAG
- a CDS encoding ABC transporter substrate-binding protein yields the protein MNRKKGFIVLIAGLFLFLLIGCSNTDSNGSADNGEESSDVVTLNYFDWFDEENYMTEVIAKFEEENPDIKINATFVPTNEYEQKLLVNMSSGEGMDVFALATAGAMSTYQSKGQLLEISEYVDTEALDNISSLIEQVKIDDGLYSLPYRSGAWALYYNKDIFDEAGVDYPDETWTWETYREMAKKLTYEGENGKVWGSLNYEPSSTWWRIPANTSGHINPNDPEDLAKFKEAAKYNYDLAYEDQTQEPYSELVGEAGKDYTGRFLQGNYAMLFNGEWLVEMLNSAMEDGGNQVNYDVAPIPYTEGEEPTSVGAMAVAMVSKNTDHPEEAVRFLSYLASEEAGEIMASHGVLPAWQSDATTQAFVERLDQPENAEVFFERSIINQVPVDDPLYTEGMEIMKEEASLYLLKEKELDETFNTIQERIDAEVLDK from the coding sequence ATGAATAGAAAAAAAGGTTTTATCGTTCTGATTGCTGGATTATTCTTATTTTTACTCATTGGTTGCAGTAATACCGACTCAAATGGATCAGCGGATAATGGTGAGGAGAGCTCAGATGTTGTCACGTTAAACTATTTTGATTGGTTTGATGAAGAGAACTATATGACAGAGGTTATCGCGAAATTCGAGGAAGAGAACCCAGATATAAAAATTAATGCTACATTTGTACCGACGAATGAATATGAACAGAAATTATTAGTGAATATGTCTTCTGGCGAGGGGATGGATGTATTCGCACTTGCTACTGCTGGTGCAATGTCTACGTATCAAAGCAAGGGGCAATTGCTTGAAATCAGCGAATATGTGGATACCGAAGCGTTAGATAACATTTCCAGTTTAATAGAGCAAGTGAAGATCGATGACGGCTTATACAGTCTGCCATATCGTTCGGGTGCATGGGCCTTATATTATAACAAAGATATCTTTGATGAGGCAGGGGTAGATTATCCTGATGAGACCTGGACGTGGGAAACGTATAGAGAGATGGCGAAGAAGCTGACTTACGAAGGGGAAAATGGTAAAGTGTGGGGCTCGTTAAATTATGAACCATCCTCAACCTGGTGGAGAATTCCGGCCAATACATCGGGTCATATTAATCCAAATGATCCAGAAGACTTGGCGAAATTTAAAGAAGCAGCTAAGTACAATTATGACCTAGCATATGAAGATCAAACACAAGAACCATACAGTGAACTGGTTGGCGAAGCCGGTAAGGACTATACTGGTCGATTCCTTCAAGGGAATTACGCAATGCTGTTCAACGGTGAGTGGTTAGTCGAAATGCTGAACAGTGCGATGGAAGATGGCGGTAATCAGGTCAATTATGATGTTGCGCCAATTCCTTATACGGAAGGAGAGGAACCAACATCAGTAGGAGCAATGGCAGTAGCAATGGTTTCAAAAAACACGGACCATCCAGAAGAAGCTGTGCGATTTCTTAGCTATTTAGCATCAGAAGAAGCCGGCGAAATTATGGCAAGTCATGGTGTGTTACCAGCTTGGCAATCCGATGCTACCACACAGGCCTTTGTGGAACGACTGGATCAGCCGGAGAATGCGGAAGTTTTCTTTGAACGCTCGATTATAAATCAAGTTCCTGTGGATGACCCATTGTATACGGAAGGAATGGAGATTATGAAAGAGGAAGCTTCCCTGTATTTGTTGAAGGAGAAAGAGTTGGATGAAACATTTAATACAATACAGGAACGGATTGATGCAGAAGTGTTAGATAAATAG